In Rahnella variigena, one DNA window encodes the following:
- the hypF gene encoding carbamoyltransferase HypF, with amino-acid sequence MSDSGLLIRICGKVQGVGFRPFVWQLADRLQLCGEVCNDSAGVEIRLLAPVNIETFIGQLQRDCPPLARIDSISFDPFEWQTPPKDFTITPSRQSQMDTQVAPDAATCPECLKEITRAGDRRFGYAFTNCTHCGPRFTLIRAMPYDRPSTSMAQFVLCPACQQEYDNPADRRFHAQPVACQHCGPQLSATFQDGKIQAQDQAALALAVAALRAGNIVAIKGLGGFHLACDATQQDAVMRLRERKYRPSKPLAVMLPDVSWLARCSDDSPQFALRELLESPAAPVVLATKSAMSPLCAAIAPELNEVGLMLPFTPLHHLLMQEYQTPLVMTSGNATECAPALANSEALEQLKGIADLWLLHNRDIVQRADDSLVRLTAQGTEVLRRARGYVPDALPLPPGFGLQPPLLALGGDLKNTFCLVRGHQAILSAHLGSLTHSDIAEQQQQAIAHFQQLYDCTPVAVARDAHPGYVSHQQAESHAVRTVDVFHHHAHIAACLAEHHWPLDGTKVIGLALDGLGYGEKNSLWGGECLLAGYLHCDHLGGLPAVALPGGDLAAREPWRNLLAHWQAFVPDWHTHPQAQSLLSQPWQPLSKAIAAGINSPLASSCGRLFDAVAAALGCAPPQLSWEGEAASRLEALAHQAYGISHPVTMPLRQTESGTLLDLATFWRQWLDWQASPAARAFAFHDALAQGFAALARYHAVRTGIRTVATGGGVLHNRLLRQLLHRYLAPLNVLMPQNIPAGDGGLALGQALIACARLQHTSAQISSGFKNKDLHD; translated from the coding sequence TTGCACCGGTTAATATCGAAACCTTTATCGGCCAGTTACAACGCGACTGCCCGCCGCTGGCTCGTATCGACAGCATCAGTTTCGACCCTTTTGAATGGCAAACACCGCCGAAAGATTTCACCATCACGCCAAGTCGCCAGAGCCAGATGGACACGCAGGTGGCGCCAGATGCAGCGACCTGCCCTGAATGCCTGAAAGAGATCACGCGCGCGGGCGATCGTCGTTTCGGCTATGCCTTTACCAACTGCACCCATTGCGGTCCGCGATTTACGCTGATCCGCGCGATGCCCTACGATCGCCCTTCCACCAGCATGGCGCAGTTCGTACTGTGTCCGGCTTGCCAGCAGGAATATGACAATCCTGCCGACCGGCGTTTTCACGCTCAGCCGGTGGCCTGTCAGCACTGCGGTCCGCAGCTGAGCGCCACATTTCAGGATGGCAAAATTCAGGCGCAGGATCAGGCCGCGCTGGCACTCGCCGTTGCCGCATTACGGGCGGGAAACATCGTCGCCATCAAAGGGCTGGGCGGTTTTCATCTGGCCTGCGATGCCACGCAGCAGGACGCGGTGATGCGGCTGCGTGAGCGGAAATACCGGCCGTCAAAACCGCTGGCAGTGATGCTGCCGGATGTCAGCTGGCTGGCGCGATGCAGCGATGACAGTCCCCAGTTTGCGCTGCGTGAACTGCTTGAATCCCCCGCAGCGCCGGTTGTGCTGGCGACGAAAAGCGCGATGTCACCGCTGTGTGCCGCCATTGCGCCGGAGCTTAATGAAGTCGGCCTGATGTTGCCTTTCACGCCATTACATCATTTGCTGATGCAGGAATATCAGACGCCGCTGGTGATGACCTCTGGTAATGCCACCGAATGCGCTCCGGCGCTGGCTAACTCTGAAGCACTTGAACAACTGAAAGGTATTGCCGATCTGTGGTTGCTGCATAACCGCGATATCGTTCAGCGGGCCGATGATTCGCTGGTGCGGCTGACGGCGCAGGGAACCGAGGTGTTGCGTCGTGCGCGCGGTTACGTGCCAGATGCGCTGCCGTTGCCGCCGGGTTTTGGTCTGCAGCCACCGCTGCTCGCACTGGGCGGCGATCTGAAAAATACGTTTTGTCTGGTGCGTGGTCATCAGGCCATTCTCAGCGCGCATTTGGGCTCGCTGACGCACAGTGATATCGCGGAGCAACAGCAGCAGGCGATTGCACATTTTCAGCAACTTTATGACTGCACCCCGGTGGCTGTCGCCCGCGATGCGCATCCGGGTTATGTCAGTCACCAGCAGGCTGAGAGCCACGCAGTGCGGACAGTAGATGTCTTTCATCATCACGCGCATATCGCCGCCTGTCTGGCGGAACATCACTGGCCGCTGGATGGCACAAAGGTGATTGGTCTGGCGCTGGACGGCCTCGGTTATGGCGAAAAAAACAGTCTGTGGGGCGGTGAATGTTTACTGGCCGGTTATCTGCATTGCGACCATTTGGGCGGATTGCCTGCCGTCGCCCTGCCCGGCGGCGACCTTGCCGCACGCGAGCCGTGGCGTAATTTACTGGCGCACTGGCAGGCGTTCGTGCCGGACTGGCACACGCATCCGCAGGCGCAATCACTGCTTTCACAACCATGGCAGCCGCTGTCAAAAGCCATTGCTGCCGGGATCAATTCTCCGCTGGCGTCTTCCTGCGGACGTTTATTTGATGCCGTCGCCGCCGCGCTGGGCTGTGCGCCGCCGCAACTGAGCTGGGAAGGCGAAGCCGCCAGCCGGCTGGAAGCACTGGCGCATCAGGCGTACGGCATTTCACATCCCGTCACAATGCCGCTGCGGCAAACCGAAAGCGGCACGTTGCTGGATCTGGCGACGTTTTGGCGACAATGGCTGGACTGGCAGGCATCGCCCGCCGCACGGGCCTTTGCTTTTCATGACGCACTCGCCCAGGGCTTCGCCGCCCTCGCCCGTTATCACGCGGTCAGAACCGGCATCCGCACCGTCGCTACCGGCGGCGGCGTGCTGCATAACCGTTTGCTGCGCCAGCTTTTACATCGCTATTTAGCGCCCCTGAATGTGCTGATGCCACAAAACATTCCCGCTGGTGATGGCGGTCTGGCGCTGGGCCAGGCCCTCATTGCCTGTGCCCGTCTGCAACATACTTCTGCTCAGATTTCTTCTGGTTTTAAAAATAAGGATCTCCATGATTAA
- a CDS encoding HoxN/HupN/NixA family nickel/cobalt transporter has product MINRQFFSSNRRAFWLLAGLVAVNLLAWGWALAVFRHNAALIAASLLAYSYGLRHAVDADHIAAIDNVTRKLMQQGQRPVAVGAFFSLGHSSIVVLACVAIAATSLVFGNKIGWLHDYGSTIGTLVSALFLLLMALLNALILRDVYRRFQKVKQGKSFTAKEELHVVQGGVMSRIFSFAFNLVNKSWQMYLVGFLFGLGFDTATEIGLLGISAAGASSGMSVWSILVFPALFASGMALVDSLDNFVMVGAYGWAFDKPVRKLYYNMTITATSVVIALFIGGLEALGLLADKLDLHGGLWTIVERLNDNMGSVGYAAVAIFLVFWGISALNYRRKGYDNLAV; this is encoded by the coding sequence ATGATTAACCGTCAATTTTTCTCTTCGAACCGCCGTGCGTTCTGGCTGCTGGCCGGACTGGTGGCCGTGAATTTACTCGCCTGGGGATGGGCACTGGCGGTGTTTCGTCACAACGCGGCGCTGATCGCCGCGTCATTACTGGCCTACAGCTACGGACTGCGGCACGCAGTCGATGCCGATCATATTGCGGCTATCGATAACGTGACGCGCAAGCTGATGCAACAGGGGCAGCGGCCGGTCGCCGTCGGGGCATTTTTCTCCCTTGGACATTCCAGCATTGTGGTGCTGGCCTGTGTGGCGATTGCCGCCACCTCGCTGGTCTTCGGCAATAAAATCGGCTGGCTGCATGATTACGGCAGCACTATCGGCACGCTGGTTTCCGCGCTGTTTTTACTGCTGATGGCGCTGCTGAATGCGCTGATCCTGCGGGACGTTTACCGTCGTTTTCAGAAAGTGAAACAGGGAAAAAGCTTTACCGCCAAAGAAGAACTGCACGTGGTACAAGGCGGTGTGATGAGCCGGATCTTCAGCTTCGCCTTTAATCTGGTGAATAAAAGCTGGCAGATGTATCTGGTGGGATTTTTATTCGGGCTGGGTTTTGATACCGCGACTGAAATCGGCCTGCTGGGTATTTCTGCCGCAGGTGCGTCTTCCGGCATGTCGGTGTGGAGCATTCTGGTGTTTCCGGCGCTGTTTGCCAGCGGCATGGCGCTGGTCGATTCGCTGGACAATTTTGTGATGGTCGGTGCCTACGGCTGGGCGTTTGATAAACCGGTACGCAAGCTTTATTACAACATGACCATTACCGCCACCAGCGTGGTGATCGCCCTGTTTATCGGCGGACTGGAAGCTCTCGGACTGCTGGCCGACAAACTCGATTTGCACGGCGGGTTATGGACCATTGTTGAACGTCTTAATGACAATATGGGCAGCGTCGGATACGCCGCCGTGGCGATTTTCCTGGTGTTCTGGGGCATCTCTGCGCTCAATTACCGCCGTAAAGGCTACGACAATCTGGCAGTGTGA
- the csgC gene encoding curli assembly chaperone CsgC: MHLLLIAAVMSNQLWFDTHNDAQTYVITPMVSLTKACACQVAVSVSQEGVSGSSTSRQSSNVNLTANQPQPLGRMRFSVQPGSKTQIMITVTDGGSLRLEKQITLPNDA; this comes from the coding sequence ATGCATTTGCTCCTGATTGCCGCCGTGATGTCCAACCAGCTGTGGTTCGACACCCACAACGACGCGCAGACCTATGTCATTACCCCGATGGTCAGTCTCACTAAAGCCTGCGCCTGTCAGGTGGCGGTTTCCGTTTCACAGGAAGGCGTGTCCGGCAGCAGCACCAGCCGCCAGAGCAGCAATGTCAATCTGACCGCTAACCAGCCACAACCGCTGGGCCGTATGCGTTTCTCCGTTCAGCCGGGCAGTAAAACCCAAATTATGATCACGGTGACGGACGGCGGATCGCTGCGTCTGGAAAAACAGATCACCTTGCCGAATGACGCCTGA
- the csgA gene encoding curli major subunit CsgA — MKLWKIVAVSALVVSGSAFATGSNHGGGGGSTPPTTTPPSTVPTFTATQWNSEIQIYQQGTSNLANATQTGAQKSLTAVNQDGYRNSSSTNQTGDGSLISVVQKGDYNGANVAQSANGSKVLVSQNGSGNYAQASQSANGSLTSITQVGTANLAYASQN; from the coding sequence ATGAAACTTTGGAAAATTGTGGCAGTCTCCGCTTTAGTCGTCAGTGGCAGTGCGTTTGCAACCGGTTCAAATCATGGCGGCGGCGGTGGTTCTACACCTCCGACAACGACACCTCCTTCAACGGTTCCGACATTCACTGCGACTCAGTGGAATTCTGAAATTCAGATTTACCAACAGGGTACCTCAAACCTGGCGAATGCCACTCAGACTGGCGCTCAAAAATCGCTGACAGCGGTTAATCAGGATGGCTACAGAAACAGCTCCAGCACCAATCAGACCGGTGATGGCAGCCTGATCAGCGTAGTGCAAAAGGGTGATTACAACGGTGCCAACGTGGCGCAGAGCGCAAACGGCAGTAAAGTGCTTGTCTCCCAGAATGGTTCAGGCAACTACGCTCAGGCGTCACAAAGCGCCAATGGCTCTCTGACCAGCATTACTCAGGTCGGTACAGCTAACCTGGCGTATGCGTCACAAAACTGA
- a CDS encoding curlin, which translates to MKKTLLTLALLSVSWVVHAQQFDMAYSEMSSDSPEQVFAGARNSSGNSSTIYQNGNSNLAANNQAGYGNSSVIRQSGSENTAVVNQRGNGNNADISQSGSDNFAYISQSGGGDASITQQNFGNTAYILQKGRSVTEIRQNGTNQSSGVVQNSSGMAIRVTQH; encoded by the coding sequence ATGAAAAAGACTTTACTGACCCTGGCGTTACTTTCAGTCTCCTGGGTCGTTCACGCTCAGCAGTTTGATATGGCTTATTCGGAAATGAGTAGTGACAGTCCGGAACAAGTCTTCGCTGGCGCGAGGAATTCATCGGGGAATTCATCAACGATTTACCAGAACGGTAATAGTAATCTGGCTGCAAATAATCAGGCGGGGTACGGCAATTCCAGCGTCATCCGTCAGTCAGGGTCAGAAAATACTGCGGTGGTAAATCAGCGAGGTAATGGAAATAACGCCGATATATCCCAAAGCGGCAGCGATAACTTTGCTTATATTTCGCAAAGCGGCGGCGGGGATGCATCCATTACGCAACAGAATTTTGGCAATACGGCTTACATTCTGCAAAAAGGCCGGAGTGTGACGGAAATTCGCCAGAATGGTACGAACCAGAGCAGCGGTGTCGTACAAAACTCGTCAGGAATGGCGATTAGAGTGACACAGCATTAA
- the csgD gene encoding biofilm master transcriptional regulator CsgD encodes MSNEAAINNNILLLVTKPSLQASALLQQLKQQLCVNTRLHSIHKTLEDQYLHQTLILFDMMEADRRTIEVWQSAINRYHESVKLLLLNTPDNYHFREIETWPRISAVFYLSTDEEHLVEGIRSVIRGECYFSQGFASYLINQSGAFRHMHSEDTGLTHREKEILNKLRVGASNTEIAKLLFISENTVKTHLYNLFRKISVKNRTQAASWANDNLKR; translated from the coding sequence ATGAGTAATGAAGCAGCAATCAATAATAATATTCTTTTATTAGTGACTAAACCATCATTACAAGCCAGTGCTTTATTGCAGCAATTAAAACAGCAACTTTGTGTCAATACCCGGTTACACAGCATTCATAAAACACTTGAGGATCAGTATCTTCATCAGACACTTATTCTTTTCGACATGATGGAAGCTGACCGGCGGACTATTGAAGTCTGGCAATCCGCCATTAACCGTTATCACGAGAGTGTGAAGTTATTATTATTAAATACGCCCGATAATTATCATTTTCGGGAAATAGAAACTTGGCCGCGAATAAGCGCTGTTTTTTATCTTTCTACTGATGAAGAACATCTGGTGGAAGGGATCCGCAGCGTGATCCGCGGAGAATGCTACTTCTCTCAGGGTTTCGCCAGCTATCTGATCAATCAGTCCGGTGCCTTCCGGCACATGCATTCAGAAGATACCGGCCTGACTCATCGCGAAAAAGAGATCCTCAATAAGTTACGTGTGGGTGCGTCCAACACGGAAATCGCAAAGCTTTTGTTTATCAGTGAGAACACGGTCAAGACGCATCTTTATAATTTATTTAGGAAAATCTCGGTAAAGAACCGTACTCAGGCGGCGTCCTGGGCGAATGACAATCTCAAGCGCTGA
- the csgE gene encoding curli production assembly/transport protein CsgE, protein MTISSADIMTICIRTFWLWLALLCATCLHVQAADIKDPGLITDRTVTSVGHDFYRSFTAKWEQNYPETITISERPSARWGSWITIKIGQDTLYQTLLFPNRHNFEKDVDTALAGVTEALSRRQLDKALLGTGDLAHDEF, encoded by the coding sequence ATGACAATCTCAAGCGCTGACATCATGACTATTTGCATCAGGACCTTCTGGCTCTGGCTGGCGCTGCTCTGCGCCACCTGCCTGCACGTACAGGCTGCGGATATCAAAGACCCGGGGCTGATTACCGACCGGACAGTGACGTCGGTGGGGCACGATTTTTATCGCAGCTTCACCGCCAAATGGGAACAGAACTACCCGGAAACCATCACGATTTCAGAAAGACCCAGCGCCCGCTGGGGCAGTTGGATCACCATAAAAATAGGTCAGGACACCCTTTATCAAACTCTGTTGTTTCCTAACCGTCACAACTTTGAGAAGGACGTCGATACCGCACTGGCTGGCGTGACGGAGGCATTATCACGACGTCAGCTGGACAAAGCGTTACTTGGCACCGGGGATCTTGCCCATGACGAATTTTAA
- the csgF gene encoding curli production assembly/transport protein CsgF translates to MLLALLTASPVSWGGNMVFQFINPNFGGNPNNGAFLLNEAQAQNSYKDPDSYDFGSTGTSALDNFTASIQSQLLGSLMGNVNQGKPGRLVTQDFIVDIQNTDGQLVMNVTDRKTGKISTIQVQGLSATTN, encoded by the coding sequence ATGCTGCTGGCATTACTGACGGCGTCCCCGGTTTCCTGGGGAGGCAACATGGTTTTCCAGTTCATTAACCCGAATTTCGGCGGCAACCCGAATAATGGCGCGTTCCTGCTCAATGAAGCCCAGGCGCAAAACTCCTATAAGGATCCGGATTCATACGATTTCGGTTCCACCGGCACCTCTGCGCTGGATAACTTCACCGCATCGATTCAGTCGCAGCTGCTGGGCAGTCTGATGGGCAACGTGAATCAGGGCAAACCGGGGCGACTGGTGACGCAGGACTTTATTGTGGATATCCAGAATACCGACGGGCAACTGGTGATGAACGTTACCGATCGTAAAACAGGCAAGATTTCCACCATTCAGGTTCAGGGCCTGTCTGCCACTACCAACTGA